A single Lolium perenne isolate Kyuss_39 chromosome 6, Kyuss_2.0, whole genome shotgun sequence DNA region contains:
- the LOC127306564 gene encoding uncharacterized protein, translating into MQTTHETLSLLKKRQAICTAIFSLISSSSLSLHLLSHTKTKLSSSGVRVNCQEEARTSSKLSRSCLVGTTCIYTYVPQQREREREVVMCDYFLQTVEGDQHAGDLTDIVRAGGAMPSGATGPQSTATEWLQLPTGPILFPPAQSSSDGSGPSVADAFGDPFSGLQDPFISDYPSSSGSAAADFYDAVKNAMDIGMANKQVGFVDAAGCGAGGGAVGADGGMLDMRNHPMFAREMPMSGVSPRAIGPYAVMGAGAPKLGVPMAAHRQAALAPCSFDAAAGLQMTSSPRSNGIKRRKNQAKKVVCIPAPAAAVPGKTTGEVVPSDLWAWRKYGQKPIKGSPYPRGYYRCSSSKGCPARKQVERCRTDPNMLVITYNSEHNHPWPTQRNVLAGSTRSNYAKNSTNTASASSKNSNSSSRNQHKPVVKAERKDQSAAAAAAAASTTTSTGNSTPPLAVKEEAEMDRSIGDDTSVTVDHHSDHLLQQMFSQSYRPMTPEAAGSYHHHDDFFADLTELDSDPVSLIFSTEYMEAMPDKSDKEKAAAKDFDPLFMMD; encoded by the exons ATGCAGACCACACATGAGACTCTCTCTCTCTTAAAGAAAAGACAGGCAATTTGCACAGCCATTTTCTCTCTCATATCATCTTCGTCTCTCTCTCTCCACCTTctctcacacacaaaaacaaagctATCTAGCTCAGGAGTTCGTGTGAATTGCCAAGAAGAAGCACGAACTAGCTCTAAGCTGTCTCGTAGCTGCTTGGTAGGTACAACCTGCATATATACATACGTACCACAACAGAGGGAGCGGGAGAGAGAGGTAGTCATGTGCGACTACTTCTTGCAGACGGTGGAGGGCGACCAGCATGCTGGAGACCTCACCGACATCGTCCGAGCTGGCGGCGCCATGCCGTCTGGCGCCACCGGTCCCCAatcgacggcgaccgagtggcTGCAGCTCCCTACGGGCCCGATCCTCTTCCCGCCGGCCCAGTCGTCCTCGGACGGCTCCGGACCCAGCGTTGCCGACGCCTTCGGGGATCCGTTCTCCGGCCTCCAGGACCCCTTCATCAGCGACTACCCCTCCTCTTCCGGCAGTGCTGCCGCCGACTTCTACGACGCCGTAAAGAACGCAATGGATATCGGCATGGCCAACAAGCAAGTCGGCTTCGTCGACGCGGCTGGCTGCGGCGCCGGCGGTGGAGCTGTTGGTGCTGATGGAGGGATGTTGGACATGAGGAATCACCCTATGTTTGCGAGGGAGATGCCCATGTCTGGCGTGTCGCCGCGAGCAATCGGGCCGTACGCGGTCATGGGCGCTGGCGCGCCGAAGCTAGGCGTGCCGATGGCGGCGCACAGGCAGGCGGCTCTGGCACCGTGCTCGTTCGACGCGGCTGCGGGGCTGCAGATGACGTCGTCTCCGCGTTCCAACGGGATCAAGCGCAG GAAGAACCAGGCAAAGAAGGTGGTGTGCATCCCCGCACCTGCGGCAGCAGTACCCGGGAAGACCACTGGGGAGGTTGTTCCTTCTGATCTCTGGGCTTGGAGGAAGTATGGCCAGAAGCCTATCAAAGGCTCCCCCTACCCAAG AGGGTACTACAGGTGCAGCAGCTCCAAGGGGTGCCCTGCACGGAAGCAAGTGGAGCGCTGCCGGACAGACCCCAACATGCTGGTCATCACCTACAACTCGGAGCACAACCACCCATGGCCGACGCAGCGAAACGTGCTTGCCGGCTCCACGAGGTCCAACTACGCCAAGAATAGCACCAACACAGCTTCAGCTTCGTCGAAGAACAGCAACTCCTCCTCGCGCAACCAGCACAAGCCAGTCGTCAAGGCAGAACGGAAGGACCAATCTgccgcggcggccgccgccgccgcgagcacGACTACGAGCACCGGCAACAGCACACCTCCGTTGGCTGTGAAAGAAGAGGCGGAAATGGACAGAAGCATAGGCGACGATACTTCAGTCACGGTCGATCATCACAGTGACCATCTCCTGCAGCAGATGTTCAGCCAGAGCTACAGGCCGATGACGCCGGAGGCTGCcggcagctaccaccaccacgatGACTTCTTCGCCGACCTCACCGAGCTGGACTCGGACCCTGTCAGCCTGATCTTCTCCACGGAGTACATGGAGGCCATGCCTGACAAGAGTGACAAGGAGAAGGCAGCAGCCAAGGACTTTGATCCATTATTCATGATGGACTGA